One part of the Culicoidibacter larvae genome encodes these proteins:
- a CDS encoding membrane lipoprotein lipid attachment site-containing protein, which translates to MKRLFLGAIVAVLVLTGCSQPQEPVSETTANNTGSELDDASILFERVAGSSYVDNDFFITNWDYDNNISSLLGIHETTYDEIDNVKNGDYINSESNGYVYKFDRDELNNRLELGLGNFTQRIDADVIGNLLVIDKDAESFSIELKDYNNSPYILIAGGSLNATIKQGDYYYMLVMQHRNTVDAYTPLVLYRYSISAKKIDEIGKVGDIPGRGFPAPIITLFKDDKDVYVRLFKDIYKVADSIDPIGVSFQDKTAVVSNIEFYNNNYYAVVIEDMIYKIVTWDKEWNRLETTEINNRENNDYADYADIYQIRIEGKQVKMLGTILADGGASGQEYRFYTYDINSKAVKHTQTISQ; encoded by the coding sequence ATGAAACGATTGTTTTTGGGTGCAATTGTTGCGGTGCTGGTGCTGACTGGATGTTCACAGCCGCAAGAGCCGGTGAGTGAAACGACCGCTAATAATACCGGATCTGAGTTGGATGACGCTTCAATTTTGTTTGAGCGCGTGGCCGGCAGCAGTTATGTAGATAATGATTTTTTTATTACTAACTGGGATTACGATAACAATATTAGTTCGTTGCTCGGTATTCATGAGACAACTTATGATGAAATTGATAATGTTAAAAATGGCGATTATATTAATAGTGAATCTAATGGTTATGTATATAAGTTTGACCGTGATGAACTCAATAACAGATTAGAGCTTGGGTTAGGAAATTTTACTCAACGAATTGATGCTGATGTGATTGGAAATTTGTTAGTAATTGACAAGGATGCTGAAAGTTTTAGTATTGAATTGAAGGACTATAATAATTCGCCATATATATTAATTGCTGGTGGTAGTTTGAATGCAACCATTAAGCAAGGAGACTATTATTATATGCTTGTAATGCAACACCGTAACACGGTGGATGCATATACACCGCTAGTTCTTTATCGATATTCAATTTCTGCTAAAAAGATTGATGAAATTGGTAAAGTAGGTGATATTCCTGGACGCGGATTTCCAGCGCCAATTATAACACTTTTCAAAGATGATAAGGATGTTTATGTGAGATTATTTAAGGATATTTACAAAGTTGCTGATTCTATAGATCCTATTGGTGTTAGTTTTCAAGATAAAACTGCAGTTGTAAGTAATATTGAGTTTTATAATAATAATTATTATGCAGTTGTAATTGAAGATATGATTTATAAGATTGTAACGTGGGATAAGGAATGGAATCGACTAGAAACTACCGAGATAAATAATCGTGAAAATAATGATTATGCAGATTATGCAGACATATATCAAATACGAATAGAAGGAAAGCAAGTGAAAATGCTTGGTACGATTTTAGCAGATGGTGGTGCAAGTGGTCAAGAATACCGCTTCTACACATATGATATCAACAGCAAAGCAGTGAAGCATACCCAAACTATCTCACAATAA
- the hydF gene encoding [FeFe] hydrogenase H-cluster maturation GTPase HydF — MQKTPLSNRLHIALIGPMNAGKSSLMNALSGQDLAIVSEVAGTTTDPIVKAVEIIGLGPVAFIDTAGLNDKSELGAARVKKTKQMLKRANAVCLVFDASNFNEAEIAEVTATSPVSDAQTILIFNKIDKLSAEERSALNQKFPDALLISAEQNFGTDMVRDALIQCLQDIQEEHLIGDLLPPGSIIILVTPIDSEAPKGRLILPQVQVLRDCLDYGHLTTVVQVDELAKAIEVMQPDIVITDSQAFKEVATIVPDDIFLTSFSILFARQKGDLQYFVNSLQDLDTLTNPRVAIIESCSHNFTHEDIGRFKIPNFLKKKFGENISIDFYMGNDFVERMDDYDLLIHCGGCMTNRQTIQSRVETAREYETPMINYGMFLAYATGTLDRALLFFEDKI, encoded by the coding sequence ATGCAAAAAACACCACTATCAAATCGCCTGCACATCGCCCTGATTGGACCGATGAACGCTGGCAAATCATCACTGATGAATGCATTGTCAGGCCAAGACCTGGCAATCGTTTCTGAGGTTGCCGGAACGACAACTGATCCGATTGTCAAAGCAGTCGAAATCATCGGTTTAGGGCCGGTAGCTTTTATAGATACTGCCGGGCTGAATGACAAAAGCGAGCTTGGCGCAGCCCGAGTGAAGAAAACTAAACAAATGCTGAAGCGTGCCAATGCGGTATGCTTAGTTTTTGATGCCAGCAATTTTAACGAAGCAGAGATTGCTGAAGTAACGGCTACGAGCCCGGTAAGTGATGCTCAGACGATACTTATTTTTAACAAAATTGACAAGTTGAGTGCTGAGGAGCGCTCAGCACTCAACCAAAAGTTTCCCGATGCTTTACTAATTAGTGCAGAACAAAATTTTGGTACTGATATGGTTCGTGACGCTTTAATTCAGTGTTTGCAGGATATTCAAGAAGAACATTTGATTGGTGATTTGTTGCCACCGGGCAGCATAATTATTTTGGTGACGCCGATTGACAGCGAGGCGCCTAAAGGTCGCTTGATTTTGCCGCAAGTACAAGTGTTGCGTGATTGCCTTGATTATGGGCATCTGACGACAGTGGTGCAGGTAGACGAGCTGGCAAAGGCGATTGAAGTGATGCAACCAGATATTGTAATTACTGATTCGCAAGCTTTCAAAGAAGTTGCAACAATTGTGCCTGACGATATTTTCCTGACTTCATTTTCAATTTTGTTTGCGCGACAAAAGGGTGATTTACAATATTTCGTCAATAGTCTGCAAGATTTGGATACTTTAACAAATCCGCGGGTTGCCATCATTGAGTCTTGTTCACATAACTTTACTCACGAAGATATCGGCCGCTTTAAAATCCCAAACTTTTTGAAGAAAAAGTTTGGTGAGAATATAAGCATTGATTTTTATATGGGCAATGATTTTGTTGAACGGATGGATGACTACGATCTGCTGATTCATTGCGGTGGTTGTATGACCAATCGCCAAACCATTCAAAGCCGGGTTGAAACTGCGCGTGAGTATGAAACGCCAATGATTAATTATGGCATGTTTCTTGCGTATGCAACCGGAACTTTGGACCGGGCACTGTTATTTTTTGAGGATAAAATTTAG
- the hydG gene encoding [FeFe] hydrogenase H-cluster radical SAM maturase HydG, with the protein MKSFIDHDIISEALAAQKADDATLAAILAKAEKSEPLSQTEVAQLLLVEDAGHIAEMNRIAGEIKDRIYGRRVVMFAPLYVSDYCVNNCSYCGYSHKNQFNRRRLSMDEIKREVEILESMGHKRLALEAGEDPVNCDIDYITDAMEAIYSVQKGNGSIRRINVNIAATTVENYKKLESKGIGTYILFQETYDDTAYLEHHQGGPKRNYLYHLTAFDRAMEAGIEDVGGGVLFGLADYRSEVLALLQHNAHLEEVYGVGFHTVSVPRLKKALGMDLAQYPHIVTDEQFKRIVTVLRLALPYVGIILSTRETPEIRDELLRCGISQLSAGSVTGVGGYEERENGEDISQFSVDDERSPIEIIKSLVDSGYIPSYCTACYRSGRTGDRFMQLAKSGKIGYVCEPNALMTLLEYIQDYGDDELKAKGYKFIDEHAKTIDNPKVREMTLSRIERLKNGERDLYV; encoded by the coding sequence TTGAAATCATTTATCGATCATGACATTATTAGTGAGGCATTGGCAGCGCAAAAAGCTGATGATGCAACGTTAGCAGCAATATTAGCGAAGGCAGAAAAAAGTGAGCCGCTTTCGCAAACGGAAGTTGCACAGTTGTTGTTAGTTGAAGATGCCGGACATATTGCGGAGATGAATCGTATTGCGGGGGAAATTAAAGATCGAATTTACGGACGGCGGGTTGTTATGTTTGCACCGTTATATGTAAGCGATTATTGTGTTAATAATTGTTCTTATTGCGGCTATAGCCATAAAAACCAGTTTAATCGTCGTCGTTTATCAATGGATGAGATTAAACGTGAAGTAGAAATTTTAGAGTCTATGGGACATAAACGTCTGGCACTTGAAGCTGGGGAAGACCCGGTTAATTGTGATATTGATTATATTACTGATGCGATGGAAGCTATTTATTCAGTACAAAAAGGTAATGGCAGTATTCGCCGAATCAATGTTAATATTGCAGCGACGACAGTAGAAAATTATAAAAAACTTGAATCTAAAGGAATCGGAACATATATTTTATTCCAAGAAACTTATGATGATACTGCTTACCTTGAACATCATCAAGGCGGACCAAAACGCAATTATTTATATCATTTAACTGCTTTTGACCGCGCTATGGAAGCTGGTATAGAAGATGTTGGCGGCGGAGTTCTATTTGGTCTTGCTGATTATCGTTCAGAGGTGTTAGCTTTGTTACAGCATAATGCTCATCTTGAAGAAGTATATGGTGTTGGGTTCCATACAGTTTCGGTACCGCGCTTGAAAAAAGCACTAGGTATGGATCTTGCACAATACCCGCACATCGTTACTGATGAACAATTTAAACGTATTGTGACTGTTCTGCGCTTGGCATTGCCATATGTTGGTATTATTTTATCAACTCGCGAGACACCAGAAATTCGTGACGAGTTATTACGTTGCGGTATTTCTCAGCTTTCTGCTGGAAGTGTAACCGGTGTTGGTGGCTATGAGGAGCGTGAAAACGGTGAAGATATCAGTCAATTCTCGGTTGATGATGAACGCTCACCAATAGAAATCATTAAGAGTTTGGTAGATAGTGGCTATATTCCAAGTTACTGTACTGCCTGCTACCGTTCGGGCCGGACTGGTGATCGCTTTATGCAATTAGCAAAATCCGGAAAAATCGGTTATGTTTGCGAACCAAATGCACTGATGACATTGCTTGAGTATATTCAGGACTACGGTGATGATGAACTTAAAGCAAAAGGCTATAAATTTATTGATGAACACGCAAAAACAATCGATAACCCGAAAGTACGGGAAATGACTTTATCACGTATTGAGCGTCTTAAAAATGGTGAACGCGACCTATACGTATAA